From the genome of Corallococcus macrosporus DSM 14697:
ATCGTCTTCCTCCTGGCCCTGGGCCTGGGCGTGTTGACGGGCGCCGTGCTGGAGATGCGTGACGACAGCCTGCGCGACGGCACGGAGGTTCGCCAGCGCCTGACGCTGCCTGTGCTCGCGGTGGTCCCGGAAATGCAGGGCAAGACGGAGCGGCGGATTCTGATGCCGGCTTCGGGGGCTCGAAACAGCGTGTCCAACCCCACGACGTTGAACTGAGTCTCGCCGGAAAAGGACGGAGGACGGACATGGATCAGACGATGGAGCGGGCGGGCAACTTCCTCCCCCGAGTGGATGACAACCCGACGGGCGGCAACGCGGTGGACCGGCGGGTGGTGACGTTGACGGCGCCGGCGTCGGCCGCGGCGGAGCAGTACCGCAGCCTTTATTACAGGCTGGAGCGGATGCGGGACCTGCGGCCGATGAAGGTCGTCGCGCTCACCTCGGCGATGCCGGGCGAGGGCAAGACGGTGACGAGCGTCAACCTGGCGCTCGCCGCGGCCCGGGCGAACCCGGAGCGCCGCATCCTGCTGGTGGACGCGGACCTGCGCCGGGGCGGCGTGGCGGCCACGCTGGGCATGCGCAACAAGACGGGCCTGGCGGAGCTGCTGGCGGGGGACTGCGAGGTGCGGGACGTGGTGCGGCGGTTCAACTCCACGCGCCTGGCCCTCATCCCCGCGGGCGTCACCCCGGAGGACACGGCGCAGGTGCTGGCGAGCGGCCGGATGAAGCAGTTCCTCAAGGCGGTGCGGGAGGGCTTCGACGAGGTGTACATCGACCTGCCGCCCACGCTGCCCTTCGCGGACGCGGCCATCCTGGGCCACCAGGCGGACGGCGTGCTGATGGTCATCCGGGCCAACGTCACGTCGGGCAAGGCGGTGCACCAGGCGGTGGAGAGCCTGGGCGGCGCGCCCATCGTCGGGTGCGTGCTCAACGGCGCGGAGGTGCACTCGGCGCCGTACCTGAAGAACTACGAAAAGAAGTAGCGGCGTGAGGCTTCGGCCCCGCCCCC
Proteins encoded in this window:
- a CDS encoding CpsD/CapB family tyrosine-protein kinase, with translation MDQTMERAGNFLPRVDDNPTGGNAVDRRVVTLTAPASAAAEQYRSLYYRLERMRDLRPMKVVALTSAMPGEGKTVTSVNLALAAARANPERRILLVDADLRRGGVAATLGMRNKTGLAELLAGDCEVRDVVRRFNSTRLALIPAGVTPEDTAQVLASGRMKQFLKAVREGFDEVYIDLPPTLPFADAAILGHQADGVLMVIRANVTSGKAVHQAVESLGGAPIVGCVLNGAEVHSAPYLKNYEKK